A window of Macrotis lagotis isolate mMagLag1 chromosome X, bilby.v1.9.chrom.fasta, whole genome shotgun sequence contains these coding sequences:
- the GRIFIN gene encoding grifin, which produces MKKRIPISTSAFPPFSFHSQFEAFCSGGLVPGWSLIVQGQSNSKDDEFEINFLSEEGDIAFHLKPRFSNGTLVCNSFQGNRWGKEEIYNVFPLELKELFEIEIFSDSEYFHVFIQENKVAQYEHRQKPLASITKVQVLNDLRIPLVELSKKRLYLGDGRL; this is translated from the exons ATGAAAAAGAGGATCCCCATTTCTACTTCAGCATTTCCCCCATTCTCTTTCCATTCACAGTTTGAAGCCTTTTGCTCAGGGGGCCTGGTGCCTGGCTGGAGTCTGATTGTCCAGGGTCAATCCAACTCCAAAGATGatga gTTTGAAATAAACTTCCTCTCTGAGGAAGGTGACATTGCTTTCCACCTGAAACCTCGATTCTCCAATGGCACCTTAGTCTGCAACTCTTTCCAGGGCAATCGTTGGGGCAAAGAGGAAATTTACAATGTCTTCCCTCTGGAGCTAAAGGAACTGTTTGAG ATTGAAATCTTTTCAGATTCAGAGTATTTTCATGTCTTCATTCAAGAGAACAAGGTGGCACAGTATGAGCACCGCCAGAAACCGCTAGCCTCTATCACCAAAGTGCAAGTGCTGAATGACCTTAGAATCCCTCTAGTGGAACTTTCCAAGAAGCGCCTTTATCTGGG AGATGGAAGGCTCTGA